A DNA window from Capnocytophaga sp. ARDL2 contains the following coding sequences:
- a CDS encoding DUF6029 family protein: protein MFKKTIVAGALILTASANAQLRVGIESNSQYYNNDNRIKIDTLEAKKPFRSNNYVKLDYTLKNFEFGLQVEGYAPKAILNYNPDYKGVHVGHVFARYNNYEKGVDITAGHMYEQFGSGLALRFWEDRALGINNSLFGGRVKLNIGEGIQVKALGGKQRVGMGFDFSEGIVYGADFEADVTELKALEDYTFKVGATFVGKYEDLTKTLSSSYDPSDFVGFDKNTFIFGPRAEYVGENFNVQGEFLYKTKEVQFENFDYKTDVNRAGNAFLLNAGYTKGDFAVNLNLRRMENFALYSQRNMSGNQFNYGMINYIPALTKQYDHTLQNIFVYQAQPQMIYYQDGYEKQGEIGGQFDMFYEAPAGSTLGGERGASFAINGSYWAGLKNKISHYNVIDKWGGEEEKINLSSDIFGFGNKYYSDFAIEYRKPMSDRLNTIFSYLNQFYNSKYIMIKDYAVNAHTIAAEGTYFLTDTKSVRLELQHQWASADRRNWAGGTLEYIPSKKWSFFVHDIYNYGTKKEAEKMHYYSFGGAFTKGATRIAATYGRQRGGMICVGGVCRMVPESAGFTLNITTNF from the coding sequence ATGTTTAAAAAGACAATAGTAGCAGGTGCATTGATATTGACAGCATCAGCAAATGCACAGTTGAGAGTGGGAATCGAGTCAAACTCTCAATATTATAACAATGATAATAGAATTAAAATTGATACACTCGAAGCAAAAAAACCTTTCCGTTCCAACAATTATGTAAAGTTGGATTACACATTAAAAAACTTTGAGTTTGGATTGCAAGTTGAAGGGTATGCTCCCAAGGCAATCTTGAATTACAATCCAGATTATAAAGGTGTACACGTTGGTCATGTATTTGCTCGTTACAACAATTACGAAAAAGGCGTTGATATAACAGCAGGTCACATGTACGAGCAATTTGGTAGTGGATTGGCGTTGCGTTTTTGGGAAGATCGTGCCTTGGGTATCAACAACTCATTGTTTGGAGGTAGAGTAAAATTGAACATCGGAGAGGGAATCCAAGTAAAAGCGTTGGGAGGTAAGCAACGTGTAGGTATGGGGTTTGACTTTTCTGAAGGAATAGTTTATGGTGCCGATTTCGAAGCAGATGTGACTGAATTAAAGGCCTTAGAAGACTATACATTCAAGGTAGGAGCAACTTTTGTTGGTAAATATGAGGATTTAACTAAAACACTTTCTTCTTCTTACGATCCTTCAGACTTTGTTGGCTTTGACAAAAATACATTTATATTTGGTCCAAGAGCAGAATATGTTGGTGAAAACTTCAACGTACAGGGAGAGTTTTTGTATAAAACAAAAGAAGTGCAATTTGAAAATTTTGATTATAAAACGGATGTCAATAGAGCAGGAAATGCCTTTTTGCTTAATGCAGGATATACTAAAGGAGATTTTGCTGTAAACTTGAACTTGAGAAGAATGGAAAATTTTGCTTTGTATTCTCAAAGAAATATGTCAGGAAATCAATTTAATTATGGAATGATAAATTACATACCGGCATTAACAAAACAATACGATCATACATTACAGAATATTTTTGTGTATCAAGCACAACCACAAATGATTTATTATCAAGATGGGTATGAAAAACAAGGTGAAATAGGAGGACAGTTTGATATGTTTTATGAAGCTCCTGCAGGTTCTACTTTGGGTGGCGAAAGAGGAGCAAGTTTTGCAATTAATGGTTCATATTGGGCTGGATTGAAAAATAAAATAAGCCATTATAATGTAATTGATAAATGGGGAGGAGAAGAAGAAAAAATTAATTTATCATCTGATATTTTTGGTTTCGGAAATAAATATTATAGCGATTTTGCTATTGAGTATAGAAAGCCTATGTCTGATAGATTAAATACAATCTTTTCGTACTTAAATCAATTTTATAATAGTAAATACATTATGATAAAGGACTATGCAGTGAATGCCCATACCATCGCTGCAGAAGGTACCTACTTCTTGACTGATACAAAATCTGTACGTTTGGAATTGCAACATCAGTGGGCGAGTGCCGATAGAAGAAACTGGGCAGGGGGTACATTGGAGTACATCCCAAGTAAAAAATGGTCGTTCTTCGTACATGACATATACAACTACGGTACTAAAAAAGAAGCTGAAAAAATGCATTATTACAGCTTTGGTGGTGCCTTTACCAAAGGTGCTACTCGTATCGCAGCTACTTATGGCCGCCAAAGAGGTGGAATGATCTGTGTAGGTGGTGTGTGTAGAATGGTACCAGAGTCTGCCGGATTTACTTTAAATATTACAACTAATTTTTAA
- a CDS encoding TlpA family protein disulfide reductase, translated as MKAIASFVLFLCVTLGFAQSNLPNVTLKSLDGKSVNVSSYNKKGDKPVIVSFWATWCGPCIKELKAIKEVYPEWQKETGVELVAVSIDDARTKNRVKSQVNGAGWKYTILMDDNHELKRAMNVVNVPYTVIVHKGKIVYSHSNYTPGIENDIYKKLKSLVK; from the coding sequence ATGAAAGCAATAGCATCATTCGTATTATTTTTATGTGTAACATTAGGATTTGCACAATCAAATTTACCAAACGTAACTTTGAAATCATTAGACGGAAAGTCTGTAAATGTTTCTTCATACAATAAAAAAGGAGACAAACCTGTTATTGTCAGCTTTTGGGCAACGTGGTGTGGGCCATGTATCAAAGAATTGAAAGCAATAAAAGAGGTATATCCAGAGTGGCAAAAAGAAACAGGAGTAGAATTGGTAGCGGTATCTATCGACGATGCTCGTACTAAAAACCGAGTAAAATCACAAGTAAACGGAGCGGGTTGGAAATACACTATCTTGATGGACGACAATCACGAGTTGAAAAGAGCAATGAACGTAGTAAATGTACCATATACAGTGATTGTACACAAAGGAAAAATCGTTTATTCTCACTCAAACTATACACCGGGTATAGAAAATGATATTTATAAAAAATTAAAATCATTGGTAAAGTAA
- the panC gene encoding pantoate--beta-alanine ligase: MIVTHTSKEISDIVSSFIGQEKSIGFVPTMGALHLGHLSLLERALNENDEVVLSIFVNPTQFNNAEDLEKYPRTFERDIDIVKQLSDRIVVFAPSVEDIYGHEPIATVFDYEGLETEMEGANRPGHFDGVGTIVKKLFEIVRPMRAYFGEKDFQQLQIIKKMVEKENFAIAIIGCPIYRELSGLAMSSRNERLTVEGKQKAAFIYNILQKTRDLFQNASIDECVDFVKKSFEDHSDFELEYFVIADENNLKTAVDKKENEKYRGFLVAHLEGVRLIDNVPMYEEVLMESLN, encoded by the coding sequence ATGATTGTAACTCATACGTCAAAAGAGATATCAGACATTGTTTCTTCCTTTATAGGTCAAGAAAAATCAATAGGTTTTGTTCCCACAATGGGGGCTTTGCACTTGGGACATTTGTCTTTGTTAGAACGTGCATTAAATGAAAATGATGAGGTAGTATTGAGTATTTTTGTAAATCCTACACAGTTTAACAATGCAGAAGATTTAGAAAAATATCCTCGTACCTTTGAACGTGATATTGATATAGTAAAACAGCTCTCTGATCGCATCGTTGTATTTGCTCCTTCGGTAGAGGATATTTATGGACACGAACCAATAGCTACTGTATTTGATTATGAAGGTTTGGAAACCGAAATGGAAGGTGCCAATAGACCAGGTCATTTTGATGGAGTAGGAACGATTGTGAAAAAGTTGTTTGAAATCGTTCGGCCTATGCGTGCCTATTTTGGTGAAAAAGATTTTCAACAGTTGCAAATAATAAAGAAAATGGTTGAAAAAGAAAACTTTGCTATTGCTATCATAGGTTGTCCAATTTACCGTGAACTAAGCGGATTGGCTATGAGTTCTAGGAACGAACGTCTAACAGTAGAGGGAAAACAAAAAGCTGCATTTATTTACAATATATTACAAAAAACAAGAGATTTGTTTCAAAATGCTTCGATAGACGAATGTGTAGATTTTGTGAAAAAGTCTTTTGAAGACCATTCTGATTTTGAGCTTGAATATTTTGTGATTGCAGACGAAAACAACCTCAAAACAGCTGTTGATAAAAAAGAAAATGAAAAATATAGAGGTTTTTTAGTAGCTCATTTAGAAGGCGTACGATTGATAGACAATGTTCCAATGTATGAAGAAGTGTTAATGGAATCTTTGAATTAA
- a CDS encoding glycogen/starch synthase: MKDKRILFVSSEVVPYLPENEVSTASFDAPKMINDQGGQIRIFMPKYGAVNERRHQLHEVIRLSGMNLVINDMDMPLIIKVASIPKERIQVYFIDNDEYFKRKGIFSDENDTLYEDNDERAIFFVKGVVETIKKLNWVPDVIHVHGWMASLLPLYLKEYYKNESIFSDTKVVTSIFSKGFENELSSNMYDKVAFDEFDEKDIQWLKQPTYENIMKCAIDFSDGVIISSETINEEINQHISATNKPFLPFSAKENMKETYTDFYLNL, encoded by the coding sequence ATGAAAGATAAAAGGATATTATTTGTATCATCTGAAGTAGTACCTTATTTGCCTGAAAATGAAGTTTCGACAGCTTCTTTTGACGCACCCAAAATGATCAATGACCAAGGGGGGCAAATACGCATTTTTATGCCAAAATACGGTGCTGTAAACGAGCGAAGACATCAGCTGCACGAGGTAATTCGTCTATCTGGTATGAACTTAGTTATCAATGATATGGATATGCCTTTGATTATAAAAGTTGCGTCTATTCCAAAGGAGAGAATACAAGTATATTTTATTGACAACGACGAATATTTCAAAAGAAAAGGTATTTTTTCTGACGAAAACGACACACTATATGAAGACAATGACGAACGTGCAATTTTCTTTGTAAAAGGTGTGGTAGAAACCATCAAAAAACTCAACTGGGTACCTGATGTAATCCATGTTCATGGATGGATGGCTTCTCTTTTGCCTTTGTATTTGAAAGAATATTATAAAAACGAATCTATTTTTTCAGATACTAAAGTGGTTACGTCTATCTTTTCAAAGGGATTTGAAAACGAACTATCTTCAAACATGTACGACAAAGTAGCCTTTGACGAATTTGATGAAAAAGACATTCAATGGCTAAAACAACCTACGTATGAAAACATTATGAAATGTGCTATAGATTTTTCTGATGGAGTAATTATTTCTTCTGAAACTATCAATGAGGAAATAAACCAGCACATCTCTGCAACAAACAAACCGTTTTTACCGTTTTCTGCCAAAGAAAACATGAAAGAAACTTATACAGATTTTTACCTAAACCTGTAA
- a CDS encoding DUF4270 domain-containing protein → MKLAQTILAVLGLTTALISCETEYNNVGTQMLDNDLIGFEKYTATQINAATYLADDVNTRDYTINSLGHHNDAVFGTQTQHLVAQVGLSKTQSLSSIGDNPVIDSVYLHIPFKADALTKANARVVGSGTFDLKVYENGYTLSTSNPANNFSTQYYFSDLKNQIDQNIASTVLNNSTNTQQNTQFKFNTDPIKLYQYDANGQLVKDENNNPKVKETKSAGIWLDLDKNHFQNKFFANNKYKTLINEALFKEYFKGLYLQVNNPTSDALAQFDLTEGSLVFVYKQDKSDKSGKERKELVFTLGRDFGTDGNKNNISVALIENQHSGLLTTALAQANNPLIFLKGNQPTYSKISLFGTDGDNNGKPDELDAIIANNWMINQAVLTLTIDTQTSIANAPNRLFLYDFKNNKVLEDYALDQSTNPLKENYNGILNSGTKKYQFRITNYLKSLIEKDSTNFDLGLVVANEISNSLFNVTKNNKKLPLTASEMPFGTVLYGPNHTDVDKKMKLEIYYTKK, encoded by the coding sequence ATGAAATTAGCACAAACTATTTTAGCCGTTTTGGGATTGACAACTGCTCTCATCTCTTGCGAAACAGAATACAACAACGTAGGTACTCAAATGCTCGACAATGACTTGATCGGCTTTGAAAAATATACCGCTACTCAAATCAATGCAGCAACCTATTTGGCAGATGATGTCAACACACGCGACTATACCATCAATTCGTTAGGACATCATAATGACGCTGTTTTTGGTACACAAACTCAACATTTAGTAGCTCAAGTAGGACTTTCTAAAACACAGAGTTTAAGTTCGATTGGCGATAATCCCGTAATAGATTCTGTATATCTACACATTCCTTTCAAGGCAGATGCTCTGACTAAGGCCAATGCAAGAGTGGTAGGTAGCGGCACTTTTGACCTAAAAGTATATGAAAATGGTTACACACTGTCAACAAGCAATCCTGCCAACAACTTTTCGACGCAATATTATTTTTCGGATTTAAAAAATCAAATCGATCAAAATATCGCATCAACAGTGTTGAACAACAGCACAAACACCCAACAAAACACTCAGTTTAAATTTAATACAGACCCTATCAAACTGTATCAATACGATGCTAATGGTCAATTGGTAAAAGACGAAAACAACAATCCAAAAGTAAAAGAAACCAAAAGTGCTGGAATTTGGTTGGACTTGGACAAAAATCATTTTCAAAATAAGTTTTTTGCAAACAACAAATACAAAACTTTGATAAATGAAGCCTTGTTTAAAGAATATTTCAAAGGATTGTATTTGCAAGTAAACAATCCCACAAGTGACGCTTTGGCACAATTTGATTTGACCGAAGGAAGTTTGGTATTTGTTTACAAACAAGACAAATCTGACAAATCTGGAAAAGAGCGTAAAGAATTGGTATTTACCCTCGGTAGAGATTTCGGAACAGACGGCAACAAAAATAATATTTCTGTCGCTCTCATTGAAAATCAACACAGTGGACTTTTGACTACAGCATTGGCACAGGCAAACAATCCATTGATTTTTCTAAAAGGAAACCAACCAACTTATTCAAAAATTTCACTTTTTGGAACAGATGGAGACAACAACGGAAAACCTGATGAATTGGATGCTATCATTGCCAATAATTGGATGATCAACCAAGCCGTATTGACATTGACAATAGATACACAAACATCTATCGCCAACGCTCCCAACCGATTGTTTTTGTACGATTTCAAAAACAATAAAGTATTGGAAGACTATGCATTAGACCAATCAACTAATCCTTTGAAAGAAAATTATAACGGAATATTAAACAGCGGAACAAAAAAATATCAATTTAGAATTACCAATTATCTGAAATCATTGATTGAAAAAGATTCGACGAATTTTGATTTAGGTTTAGTAGTAGCCAACGAAATTAGCAATTCGCTATTCAATGTAACTAAAAACAACAAAAAACTACCATTGACTGCATCTGAGATGCCATTTGGAACCGTACTCTATGGTCCAAATCACACTGATGTAGACAAAAAAATGAAATTAGAAATATACTATACAAAAAAATAA
- the glmS gene encoding glutamine--fructose-6-phosphate transaminase (isomerizing), producing MCGIVGYIGKKEAYPIVIKGLKRLEYRGYDSAGVALYDGEKFISCKTKGKVSDLEEKSSNENIVNGSIGIGHTRWATHGVPNDVNSHPHFSNSGELVIIHNGIIENYEPLKKELIARGYTFQSETDTEVLVNLIEDVQKKHQVKLGKAVQIALQQVVGAYAICVMDIKKPDEIVCAKLGSPLAIGIGEGEYFVASDATPFIEYTNNAIYLEDEEMAIIRLHKPLKIRKIKDGKEVSLYVQELQLNLEQIEKGGYEHFMLKEIHEQPQVIQDTFRGRLLSSQGLIKMAGVDNHLDKFTQARRILIIACGTSWHAGLVGEYMIEEFARIPVEVEYASEFRYRNPIIYPDDIVIAISQSGETADTLAAIKLAKEKGAFVFGICNVVGSSIARETHAGAYTHAGPEIGVASTKAFTTQITILALIALKLAKTKGTISQEEYMRNLIELEAIPDKVKRAIEENKNIEEISKVYQEASNCLYLGRGFNYPVAMEGALKLKEISYIHAEGYPAAEMKHGPIALIDENMPVIIIAPQQNHYDKVVSNIQEIKARKGKIIAVVTKGDKQVRELADHIIEIPNSTEALTSILATIPLQLLSYHIAVLRGCNVDQPRNLAKSVTVE from the coding sequence ATGTGTGGAATTGTAGGATATATAGGCAAAAAAGAAGCATATCCAATTGTAATCAAAGGATTGAAACGACTGGAATACAGAGGATATGACAGTGCAGGGGTAGCATTGTACGATGGAGAGAAATTTATTTCATGCAAAACAAAAGGTAAGGTTTCTGATCTAGAAGAAAAATCATCAAATGAAAATATTGTAAATGGTTCAATAGGAATTGGGCATACTCGTTGGGCTACTCACGGAGTTCCAAATGATGTAAACTCTCATCCTCACTTTTCAAATTCGGGTGAATTAGTCATCATTCACAACGGAATTATTGAAAACTATGAGCCTTTGAAAAAAGAATTAATCGCTCGTGGTTATACCTTCCAGTCTGAAACCGATACAGAAGTACTAGTAAACCTTATCGAAGATGTACAAAAGAAACATCAAGTAAAATTGGGGAAAGCCGTGCAGATTGCCTTGCAACAAGTGGTGGGAGCATATGCAATCTGTGTAATGGACATCAAAAAACCAGATGAAATCGTTTGTGCAAAATTGGGAAGTCCACTGGCAATCGGTATCGGAGAAGGGGAATATTTCGTAGCATCAGACGCAACACCTTTTATCGAATATACAAACAATGCTATTTATTTAGAAGATGAAGAAATGGCGATAATTCGCTTACACAAACCTTTGAAAATCCGCAAAATAAAAGACGGAAAAGAGGTTTCTCTATATGTACAAGAATTACAGTTAAACTTAGAGCAAATCGAAAAAGGCGGATACGAACACTTTATGTTGAAAGAAATTCATGAGCAACCACAAGTGATTCAAGATACATTCAGAGGTAGATTGTTGTCTTCGCAAGGATTAATCAAAATGGCAGGAGTCGACAATCATTTAGATAAATTCACTCAAGCTCGTCGTATCCTAATCATTGCTTGTGGTACATCGTGGCACGCGGGATTGGTTGGAGAATATATGATTGAAGAATTTGCTCGTATTCCTGTAGAAGTTGAATACGCTTCAGAATTTAGATACAGAAACCCAATCATCTATCCAGATGATATTGTGATTGCTATTTCGCAATCTGGAGAAACGGCAGATACTTTGGCAGCCATAAAATTGGCAAAAGAAAAAGGAGCTTTTGTATTTGGTATTTGCAATGTGGTGGGTTCGTCTATCGCCAGAGAAACACACGCAGGTGCCTATACACACGCAGGTCCAGAGATTGGAGTAGCTTCGACAAAAGCGTTTACTACTCAAATCACCATTTTGGCATTGATTGCGTTGAAATTGGCTAAAACCAAAGGAACGATTTCTCAAGAGGAATATATGAGAAACCTCATCGAATTGGAAGCTATTCCAGACAAAGTAAAAAGAGCGATAGAGGAAAACAAAAACATTGAGGAAATCAGTAAAGTATATCAAGAAGCGTCAAACTGCTTGTACTTAGGTCGTGGATTCAACTATCCTGTAGCTATGGAAGGAGCGTTGAAATTGAAAGAAATTTCGTACATCCACGCCGAAGGTTATCCTGCAGCAGAAATGAAACACGGCCCTATTGCTTTGATAGACGAAAATATGCCTGTAATCATCATTGCACCGCAGCAAAACCACTACGATAAGGTGGTGAGCAACATCCAAGAAATTAAAGCAAGAAAAGGAAAAATAATCGCCGTGGTAACTAAAGGCGACAAACAAGTAAGAGAATTGGCAGATCATATCATCGAGATTCCAAACTCTACAGAAGCTTTGACATCAATTTTAGCAACGATTCCATTACAATTGTTGTCATACCACATCGCTGTATTGAGAGGTTGTAATGTTGACCAACCGCGAAATTTAGCTAAATCTGTTACAGTAGAATAA
- a CDS encoding enoyl-CoA hydratase/isomerase family protein: MNPFVNVEINQAVATITFFHPQSNSFPSSQLKQLTEAITQLNDNSQVSVIVLKSEGEKAFCAGASFDELLQVDTIEKGRAFFSGFAHVINAMRKSNKIIVGRIQGKTVGGGVGIVAACDYTFAHTDAAIKLSELAIGIGPFVIEPAVSRKIGMPAMSEMTLEATEWKTAQWAHKNMLFTRLFDSYETMDASLDVFVTQLSSFNPEALFEMKKVLWKDTEHWDTLLLERAEISGTLVLSDFTKNALNAFKKK; the protein is encoded by the coding sequence ATGAATCCTTTTGTAAATGTAGAAATAAATCAAGCGGTTGCAACGATTACATTTTTTCACCCACAGAGCAATTCATTTCCAAGTTCGCAATTGAAACAATTGACGGAGGCGATTACACAACTAAACGATAACAGCCAAGTTTCGGTAATTGTTTTGAAAAGTGAAGGAGAAAAAGCCTTTTGTGCTGGAGCCTCATTTGACGAATTGTTGCAAGTAGATACTATCGAAAAAGGAAGAGCTTTTTTCAGTGGTTTTGCTCATGTCATCAATGCGATGCGTAAAAGCAATAAAATCATCGTAGGTCGCATACAAGGAAAAACCGTTGGTGGAGGAGTAGGTATTGTTGCTGCTTGCGATTATACCTTTGCTCATACCGACGCAGCTATCAAATTATCTGAATTGGCAATAGGCATCGGGCCTTTTGTTATCGAGCCAGCGGTAAGTAGAAAAATTGGTATGCCAGCGATGTCAGAAATGACTTTGGAGGCTACGGAATGGAAAACTGCTCAATGGGCACACAAAAACATGTTATTTACACGTTTATTTGACTCCTACGAGACGATGGATGCTTCGTTAGATGTCTTTGTTACACAATTGAGTTCGTTCAATCCTGAGGCGTTATTTGAAATGAAAAAGGTGTTGTGGAAAGATACAGAACATTGGGATACTTTGTTGCTTGAACGTGCCGAAATTTCAGGAACATTAGTTTTATCAGATTTTACTAAAAATGCATTAAACGCTTTTAAAAAGAAATAA
- a CDS encoding universal stress protein: MKKILVPTDFSDQANNAIKAAASVAKGYDTEIILMHVIDLPHETVDMIQPGFDLPEVMLFKKMAEQKLLESAKNPALEGLTVSVVLRLGKFFNEVEAVSNENAIDLIVMGSYGASGLKEMFIGSNAEKIVRASQVPVLVIKGDQTDISFDNVVFASDFLEKNPEAYNKILHFLTERNAKPHFLMVNTPNSFKPTHEAETIIQEFLKDLEVEDYTFAVYNDFDIEKGLSNYAEKINSSLIVMGTHGRTGLSRFINGSISEDVVNHSTKNIITFKI; the protein is encoded by the coding sequence ATGAAAAAAATATTAGTGCCTACAGATTTTTCAGATCAAGCAAACAATGCCATCAAAGCGGCGGCATCGGTTGCAAAGGGATATGATACTGAAATTATTTTGATGCATGTCATTGATTTACCTCATGAAACAGTAGATATGATTCAGCCAGGGTTTGATTTGCCTGAAGTGATGTTGTTTAAAAAAATGGCTGAGCAAAAACTTCTCGAATCTGCTAAAAATCCAGCGTTGGAAGGGTTGACCGTTTCGGTAGTACTTCGCTTAGGTAAATTTTTCAACGAGGTGGAAGCGGTAAGTAACGAAAATGCTATTGACTTGATTGTCATGGGATCTTATGGAGCCAGTGGTTTGAAAGAAATGTTTATCGGATCAAATGCCGAAAAAATTGTTCGTGCTTCGCAAGTACCAGTGTTGGTAATCAAAGGAGACCAGACGGATATCAGTTTTGACAATGTGGTTTTTGCATCAGATTTCTTGGAAAAAAATCCAGAAGCTTATAACAAAATTTTACATTTCTTGACAGAGCGTAATGCAAAACCTCACTTTTTGATGGTCAATACACCTAATAGTTTCAAGCCTACACACGAGGCAGAAACAATTATTCAAGAGTTTTTGAAAGACTTGGAAGTTGAGGATTATACTTTTGCCGTTTACAATGATTTTGATATCGAAAAAGGATTGTCAAATTACGCTGAAAAAATCAATTCTTCGTTGATTGTAATGGGTACACACGGTCGCACAGGTTTATCGCGTTTTATCAACGGAAGTATCAGCGAAGATGTAGTAAATCATTCAACGAAAAACATTATCACTTTTAAAATCTAA
- a CDS encoding DUF1801 domain-containing protein — protein sequence MKIEVTIIKGYIAQLPKGRQVSIEKLRSILKNNLLNDFVEQLSDGMIGYVVPHSIYPKKYHCTPELPLPLINIAFQKNFIALYHMGVYADSKLLEWFTNEYPKHCKTKLNMRKSCIRFKKNEKYPLPPHHRTI from the coding sequence ATGAAAATTGAAGTGACTATCATCAAAGGATATATCGCTCAACTACCTAAAGGCAGACAAGTGTCGATTGAAAAATTACGAAGCATTCTAAAAAACAACCTACTCAATGACTTTGTTGAACAACTGAGCGATGGAATGATTGGCTATGTGGTTCCTCATTCTATCTATCCAAAAAAATATCATTGTACGCCTGAGTTGCCGTTGCCTCTTATCAATATTGCTTTTCAGAAAAATTTTATCGCCTTATACCATATGGGAGTTTATGCAGACTCTAAACTATTGGAATGGTTTACCAACGAATATCCTAAACATTGCAAAACTAAATTGAATATGCGAAAAAGTTGCATCCGTTTCAAAAAAAATGAAAAATATCCCCTACCTCCTCATCACCGAACTATCTAA